In a genomic window of Bacteroidota bacterium:
- a CDS encoding molybdopterin-dependent oxidoreductase: protein MPTVTIDNRSYEFEQGETLLQFCSDIGVEIPHFCYHPAMSVPANCRQCLVKIGTPARDRATGELQTNEDGSPVINFMPKLQPSCAIAISDGMVVQTQRSDDVVEEGQVDNLELLLINHPLDCPICDQAGQCPLQNQAYKFGPEGSRFEFQKVHKPKRIQLGPNVVLDAERCINCTRCTRFTSEISESYQLSIHNRGDKNYPITAPGIEFDDPYSMNVCDVCPVGALTEDYFRFRARVWEMSKTPGISTFGSKGINVDYWVKDNEVLRITPRQNLDVNEYWMPDAARLIYSTFNENRPDGPRLLYRDGGFGAADWRQAYDAAAYLLKQYDGSEMCFLGSAFATVEDNYLLQKLAEHLGAPTPQYIPHVEPGTGDGWLVSDDRAPNAQGCERLGMPQIDASLLRSRLATGEVKLLYVLQDDPVGAGLLDEDDLDGVQVILHHHHTTNETLPMANVALPAAMAVETIGTFVNEDGRAQRLRPAKAIRSANRALMMETGMSRLDRQGTPFDRWHDESNKVNCQPGWTALPEIAERLGRKMRYTGPASVMDELAQTDAFAGATHKAMGFTGVPLEDVGEAV, encoded by the coding sequence ATGCCTACGGTCACGATTGACAACCGGTCCTACGAGTTCGAGCAGGGGGAGACGCTCCTCCAGTTCTGCTCGGACATCGGGGTGGAGATTCCGCACTTCTGCTACCACCCGGCGATGAGCGTCCCGGCCAACTGCCGGCAGTGCCTCGTCAAGATCGGGACCCCGGCGCGCGACCGGGCGACGGGCGAGCTTCAGACGAACGAGGACGGCTCGCCGGTCATCAACTTCATGCCGAAGCTCCAGCCGAGCTGCGCGATCGCGATCTCGGACGGGATGGTGGTCCAGACCCAGCGCTCGGACGACGTGGTCGAGGAGGGGCAGGTCGACAACCTCGAACTCCTCCTCATCAACCACCCGCTCGACTGCCCGATCTGCGACCAGGCCGGCCAGTGCCCGCTCCAGAACCAGGCCTACAAGTTCGGCCCCGAGGGCTCGCGCTTCGAGTTCCAGAAGGTCCACAAGCCCAAGCGCATCCAGCTCGGACCCAACGTCGTCCTCGACGCCGAGCGCTGCATCAACTGCACCCGCTGCACGCGCTTCACGAGCGAGATCTCGGAGAGCTACCAGCTCTCGATCCACAACCGCGGCGACAAGAACTACCCCATCACCGCGCCCGGTATCGAGTTCGACGACCCGTACTCGATGAACGTCTGCGACGTGTGCCCGGTCGGCGCGCTGACCGAGGACTACTTCCGGTTCCGCGCCCGCGTCTGGGAGATGTCCAAGACGCCCGGCATCTCGACCTTCGGCTCGAAGGGCATCAACGTCGACTACTGGGTCAAGGACAATGAGGTCCTCCGCATCACCCCGCGCCAGAACCTCGACGTGAACGAGTACTGGATGCCCGATGCGGCGCGGCTGATCTACAGCACCTTCAACGAGAACCGCCCAGATGGCCCTCGCCTGCTCTACCGCGACGGCGGCTTCGGCGCGGCGGACTGGCGGCAGGCCTACGACGCGGCGGCCTACCTCCTCAAGCAGTACGACGGCAGCGAGATGTGTTTCCTCGGCTCGGCCTTCGCGACAGTCGAGGACAACTACCTGCTCCAGAAGCTCGCCGAGCACCTCGGCGCGCCCACCCCGCAGTACATCCCCCACGTCGAGCCCGGCACGGGGGACGGCTGGCTCGTGAGCGACGACCGCGCGCCGAACGCGCAGGGCTGCGAGCGCCTCGGGATGCCACAGATCGACGCGAGCCTGCTCCGCTCGCGCCTCGCCACGGGCGAAGTCAAGCTGCTCTACGTCCTCCAGGACGACCCGGTCGGCGCGGGCCTGCTGGACGAGGACGACCTCGACGGCGTCCAGGTCATCCTCCACCACCACCACACGACGAACGAGACGCTCCCGATGGCGAACGTCGCGCTCCCGGCGGCGATGGCGGTCGAGACGATTGGGACGTTCGTCAACGAGGACGGGCGGGCGCAGCGGCTGCGGCCCGCCAAGGCCATCCGCAGCGCCAACCGGGCGCTGATGATGGAGACCGGCATGAGCCGCCTCGACCGGCAGGGCACGCCGTTCGACCGCTGGCACGACGAGAGCAACAAGGTCAACTGCCAGCCCGGCTGGACGGCCCTCCCCGAGATCGCCGAGCGCCTCGGCCGCAAGATGCGCTACACCGGCCCGGCCTCGGTCATGGACGAGCTCGCCCAGACCGATGCCTTCGCTGGGGCAACCCACAAGGCGATGGGCTTCACCGGCGTTCCGCTTGAAGATGTCGGCGAGGCCGTGTAA
- the nuoH gene encoding NADH-quinone oxidoreductase subunit NuoH, which yields MAATIAAIWEVVGLPLIIFGVLNVLLLSASALVYAERKVAAFIQERSGPNRVGPAGILTPFADVVKLILKEDIVPTAANAFLHSFAPTLMVVIAMTTASVIPFAEGLVIADVGMGILVILAMTSLSVYGVTLAGWASNSKYALLGGLRSSAQMISYELAMGAAVISVVLMSASLNLTDIIESQNHGGSLIGWNIFRNPVGFVIFTISAFAETNRAPFDLPEAEQELVGGYHTEYSGMKFGMFFLAEYVNMFIASMVITMLFLGGYLVPFQELLGLEGVILTVLQVGAFTVKSAAMAFVFIWVRWTLPRFKYNQLMQIGWQYLLPIAIANIVVIAGLVAVWHTFFGG from the coding sequence ATGGCAGCTACGATCGCCGCGATTTGGGAGGTCGTCGGCCTCCCGCTTATCATCTTCGGCGTCCTCAACGTCCTGCTCCTCTCGGCGTCGGCGCTCGTCTACGCCGAGCGCAAGGTGGCGGCGTTCATCCAGGAGCGGAGCGGCCCCAACCGCGTCGGCCCGGCGGGCATCCTGACCCCGTTTGCGGACGTGGTCAAGCTCATCCTCAAAGAGGATATCGTCCCGACGGCGGCGAACGCGTTCCTCCACAGCTTCGCGCCGACACTGATGGTGGTGATCGCGATGACGACGGCGAGCGTGATTCCGTTCGCTGAAGGGCTCGTGATCGCCGACGTCGGGATGGGCATTCTCGTGATCCTCGCGATGACCTCGCTCTCGGTCTACGGCGTGACGCTCGCCGGCTGGGCGTCGAACTCGAAGTACGCCCTCCTCGGTGGCCTCCGAAGCTCGGCGCAGATGATCTCGTACGAACTGGCGATGGGCGCGGCGGTGATCTCGGTCGTGCTGATGAGCGCCTCGCTCAACCTGACCGACATCATCGAGAGCCAGAACCACGGCGGGAGCCTCATCGGCTGGAACATCTTCCGCAACCCCGTCGGGTTCGTCATCTTCACGATCTCCGCCTTCGCCGAGACCAACCGCGCGCCCTTCGACCTCCCCGAGGCTGAGCAGGAACTCGTCGGCGGCTACCACACCGAGTACTCGGGGATGAAGTTCGGGATGTTCTTCCTCGCGGAGTACGTCAACATGTTCATTGCGAGCATGGTTATCACGATGCTCTTCCTCGGCGGCTACCTCGTGCCGTTCCAGGAGCTGCTCGGCCTCGAGGGCGTCATCCTGACCGTCCTCCAGGTCGGCGCGTTCACGGTGAAGTCGGCGGCGATGGCGTTCGTGTTCATCTGGGTCCGGTGGACGCTGCCGCGCTTCAAGTACAACCAGCTCATGCAGATCGGCTGGCAGTACCTGCTCCCGATCGCGATCGCCAACATCGTGGTGATCGCGGGCCTCGTCGCCGTCTGGCACACGTTCTTCGGCGGGTAA
- a CDS encoding NYN domain-containing protein, with protein sequence MRDFAQRCVRPADEELFRIYCYHCQPYSGTETHPLTGNPTDFSATNTYRAMDRLIRDLEVTDNIAYRAGELSFDGWRVKRQAAQDLIATGRAVRAADFQPDIKQKIVDMKIGLDVAWLSSKRIVDKLILVTADSDFVPAMKFARREGVQVVLVNLGHRLTRRELKVHADELRAVNYP encoded by the coding sequence GTGCGCGACTTCGCTCAGAGGTGTGTGAGGCCGGCAGACGAAGAGCTGTTCAGGATTTACTGCTACCATTGCCAGCCGTACAGCGGAACTGAAACTCATCCGCTGACAGGCAACCCCACGGACTTCTCCGCCACCAACACGTACAGGGCGATGGACAGGCTGATCCGAGACCTGGAGGTGACCGACAACATCGCCTATCGAGCAGGAGAGCTTTCTTTCGATGGATGGCGCGTCAAGCGCCAGGCTGCACAAGACCTAATTGCAACAGGTCGGGCCGTGAGAGCTGCTGACTTCCAGCCCGACATCAAACAGAAGATCGTCGACATGAAGATCGGCCTCGATGTCGCGTGGCTTTCGAGCAAACGGATTGTGGACAAACTAATCTTAGTTACGGCCGACAGCGACTTCGTTCCCGCCATGAAATTTGCGCGTCGAGAGGGCGTCCAAGTCGTGCTGGTAAACCTGGGCCACAGGCTCACGCGGCGGGAATTGAAGGTCCATGCTGACGAGCTGCGAGCCGTGAACTATCCATAG
- the tkt gene encoding transketolase translates to MADPAVTSSPEEVKHLQTLVANTIRGLTLDAVEKADSGHPGLPMGMADAATVLWTEFLRHDPADPAWADRDRFVLSGGHGSMLLYSLLHLAGYEDMTMDQLKRFRQWGSRTAGHPEVELAPGIETTTGPLGQGIATAVGMAIAEKHLAAVFNTDDHAVVDHWTWVIASDGDLMEGVSNEACSLAGHLGLGKLIVLYDDNEVTIDGSTDLAFSEDPVARYEALGWHVLRGVDGHDKDAVRDALRTAKGVLDRPTLVNVRTTIGFGSPNKAGTSGAHSDAFGDEEVRLTKENLGIPLEPAFHVPDEAKKYMGRATCDRAEAHSAWKTRRDAWREANPDLAAKWDAMHSAAPPEGWADALPTFEADAKGMATRAASGKVLEAIFDDLPALMGGSADLTPSNKTKTSDAQNFSRAHPEGRYLRFGVREHGMGAILNGLTIHGGLRGFGGTFLVFSDYMKAAVRLSALMHTPVLWVYTHDSVGLGEDGPTHQPIEHLAALRSVPNLHLVRPADANETAEAWRLALERTAGPTAFAFTRQGVPTLDRSTYGSAEGTRRGAYVLADADGTPDVLLLATGSEVHLALEARDKLGANGIAARVVSMPCWEVFREQDQEYRDAVLPPSVRARVAVEAANPMGWHEWVGLDGTVIGLNRFGASAPYEEIYEHLGLTADAVAEAARALLER, encoded by the coding sequence ATGGCCGACCCCGCCGTCACCTCCTCGCCCGAAGAAGTCAAACACCTGCAAACCCTCGTCGCCAACACGATTCGCGGGCTGACGCTCGACGCGGTCGAGAAGGCGGACTCCGGCCACCCCGGCCTGCCGATGGGCATGGCCGACGCGGCGACGGTCCTGTGGACCGAGTTCCTCCGCCACGACCCCGCCGACCCGGCGTGGGCGGACCGCGACCGGTTCGTCCTCTCCGGCGGTCACGGGTCGATGCTGCTCTACAGCCTGCTCCACCTCGCGGGCTACGAGGACATGACGATGGACCAGCTCAAGCGCTTCCGGCAGTGGGGGAGCCGCACCGCCGGGCACCCCGAGGTCGAACTCGCGCCCGGCATCGAGACCACGACCGGCCCGCTCGGGCAGGGCATCGCAACGGCCGTCGGGATGGCGATTGCCGAGAAGCACCTCGCCGCCGTCTTCAACACCGACGACCACGCGGTCGTCGACCACTGGACTTGGGTCATCGCCTCCGACGGCGACCTGATGGAGGGCGTCTCGAACGAGGCGTGCTCGCTCGCTGGGCACCTCGGCCTCGGCAAGCTGATCGTGCTCTACGACGACAACGAGGTCACGATCGACGGCTCGACCGACCTCGCCTTCAGCGAAGACCCCGTCGCCCGCTACGAGGCCCTCGGCTGGCACGTCCTCCGCGGCGTGGACGGGCACGACAAAGACGCCGTCCGCGACGCGCTCCGCACCGCGAAAGGCGTCCTCGACCGGCCGACGCTCGTCAACGTCCGAACGACGATTGGCTTCGGCAGCCCCAACAAAGCCGGTACGTCGGGCGCCCACTCCGACGCCTTCGGCGACGAGGAAGTCCGGCTGACGAAAGAGAACCTCGGTATCCCGCTGGAGCCGGCGTTCCACGTCCCGGACGAGGCCAAGAAGTACATGGGCCGCGCAACCTGCGACCGCGCCGAGGCGCACAGCGCATGGAAGACCCGGCGCGACGCGTGGCGCGAGGCGAACCCCGACCTCGCCGCCAAGTGGGACGCCATGCACAGCGCTGCACCGCCGGAGGGGTGGGCCGACGCGCTGCCCACGTTCGAGGCCGACGCGAAGGGCATGGCGACGCGCGCCGCGAGCGGTAAGGTCCTCGAAGCCATCTTCGACGACCTCCCGGCGCTCATGGGCGGCTCGGCCGACCTCACGCCGTCGAACAAGACCAAGACCTCGGACGCGCAGAATTTCTCGCGCGCGCACCCGGAGGGCCGCTACCTCCGCTTCGGCGTGCGCGAGCACGGGATGGGTGCCATCCTCAACGGCCTGACGATTCACGGCGGCCTGCGCGGCTTCGGCGGGACGTTCCTCGTCTTCTCCGACTACATGAAGGCCGCCGTCCGGCTCTCGGCGCTGATGCACACGCCGGTCCTCTGGGTCTACACCCACGACTCGGTCGGGCTTGGCGAGGACGGGCCGACGCACCAGCCCATCGAGCACCTCGCGGCCCTACGCTCGGTCCCGAACCTGCACCTCGTCCGGCCCGCCGACGCCAACGAGACCGCCGAGGCGTGGCGGCTCGCCCTCGAGCGGACCGCCGGGCCGACCGCCTTCGCCTTCACCCGCCAGGGTGTCCCGACGCTCGACCGCTCCACCTACGGCTCCGCCGAGGGCACGCGGCGCGGGGCCTACGTCCTCGCGGACGCCGACGGCACGCCCGACGTGCTCCTCCTGGCCACCGGCTCCGAGGTGCATCTCGCCCTCGAAGCCAGAGACAAGCTGGGTGCCAACGGCATCGCGGCCCGCGTCGTCTCGATGCCGTGCTGGGAGGTCTTCCGCGAGCAGGACCAGGAATACCGCGACGCTGTGCTCCCGCCGAGCGTCCGCGCCCGCGTCGCGGTGGAAGCCGCCAACCCCATGGGCTGGCACGAGTGGGTCGGCCTCGACGGGACGGTGATCGGGCTGAACCGCTTCGGGGCCTCGGCTCCCTACGAGGAGATCTACGAGCACCTCGGCCTCACGGCAGATGCCGTCGCGGAAGCCGCCCGCGCACTCCTGGAACGGTAA
- the rpe gene encoding ribulose-phosphate 3-epimerase, whose product MILSASILSADFGHLERDARAAVEAGCAWLHIDVMDGHFVPNISLGVPVMRGLRALAEETGTLLDVHLMIAEPERYVEAFAEAGASVITVHQEATPHLHRVVQQIKETGAKAGVALNPATPPYLLEELLPDLDLVLVMSVNPGFSGQAFIASSVRKVSRIRGLVDTLGAGALIEVDGGVKPANARALTEAGADVLVAASAIFRGEGSIAESVAAFKQAVTRTV is encoded by the coding sequence ATGATCCTCTCCGCGTCCATCCTCTCCGCTGATTTTGGACACCTCGAACGCGACGCTCGGGCCGCCGTCGAGGCCGGGTGCGCGTGGCTGCACATCGACGTGATGGACGGGCACTTCGTCCCGAACATCTCGCTCGGCGTGCCGGTGATGCGCGGCCTCCGCGCCCTCGCCGAGGAGACCGGCACCCTCCTCGACGTGCACCTCATGATCGCCGAGCCGGAGCGCTACGTCGAGGCCTTCGCCGAGGCCGGGGCGTCGGTCATCACGGTTCACCAGGAGGCGACGCCGCACCTCCACCGCGTCGTACAGCAGATCAAGGAAACCGGCGCGAAGGCGGGCGTCGCGCTCAACCCGGCGACGCCGCCCTACCTGCTCGAAGAACTGCTGCCGGACCTCGACCTCGTCCTCGTGATGTCGGTCAACCCGGGCTTCTCGGGGCAGGCCTTTATCGCATCCTCGGTGCGGAAGGTGAGCCGGATCCGCGGCCTCGTCGACACGCTCGGGGCGGGGGCGCTCATCGAGGTCGACGGCGGCGTGAAACCCGCCAACGCCCGTGCGCTCACCGAGGCCGGGGCGGACGTGCTCGTCGCGGCGAGCGCCATCTTCCGGGGCGAGGGGTCGATTGCGGAGAGCGTCGCGGCATTTAAACAAGCGGTGACGAGAACCGTCTGA
- a CDS encoding response regulator yields the protein MATGTPINVLIVEDNPGDVELAKEALRETTLPLNVSVAGDGEEALALMQRDDVPAPDLVLLDLNMPRKSGHEVLEEMKADASLRLIPVVIFTSSSAREDIDGAYERHANCYITKPADLDELMGVVRAIEAFWLTVVRLPRRVIL from the coding sequence GTGGCGACTGGCACCCCGATTAACGTACTGATCGTCGAAGACAACCCCGGCGACGTAGAACTCGCCAAAGAGGCGCTCCGCGAGACGACGCTTCCGCTGAACGTGTCCGTGGCGGGAGACGGCGAGGAAGCGCTCGCGCTCATGCAGCGGGACGACGTTCCGGCCCCGGACCTCGTGCTGCTCGACCTCAACATGCCGAGGAAGAGCGGCCACGAGGTGCTCGAAGAGATGAAGGCCGACGCCAGCCTGCGGCTGATTCCCGTCGTCATCTTCACTTCGTCCTCGGCCCGCGAAGACATCGACGGGGCGTACGAGCGCCACGCCAACTGCTACATCACCAAGCCCGCCGACCTCGACGAACTGATGGGCGTCGTCCGTGCGATTGAAGCGTTCTGGCTGACCGTCGTCCGGCTGCCCCGGCGCGTCATACTCTAG
- the rtcR gene encoding RNA repair transcriptional activator RtcR, giving the protein MPRTVALGLLGVSLDGSNGTPARWERWRPSVALCQHDDLLVDRFELLHQPKFTDTAEAVAADIRTVSPETEVHLHPLPMTDVWDFEEVFRTLHDFAVDYTFDPDAEDYLVHITTGSHVAQISLFLLVESRFLPAQLIQTSPPRRSNANPAGSYRLIDLDLSKYDRLASRFEQTFWEDLDFLKSGIQTRNAAFNALIERIERVAIYSRDPMLLTGPTGAGKSQLARRIYELKQTRRQVEGAFVEVNCATLRGDQAMAALFGHTKGAFTGADRARPGLLRTADGGVLFLDEIGELGLDEQAMLLRALEEKRFLPVGADGEAESDFQLIAGTNRTLTDAVRAGDFREDLLARINLWTFRLPSLRERPEDIEPNLDYELSKAAHRLNQMVQFSTEARTQFLAFATSAEARWSANFRDLNAAVTRMATLAPGGRITEDVVSDEVGRLRAAWAEPQSAAEHDAERLHRLLGDRADNLDLFDRVQLAEVSRVCQQAPSLSEAGRRLFAESRKRKKTSNDADRLRKYLGRFGLSWSDVQA; this is encoded by the coding sequence ATGCCCCGAACCGTTGCCCTCGGTCTTCTCGGCGTCTCGCTCGACGGCAGCAACGGCACGCCCGCGCGCTGGGAGCGCTGGCGGCCGAGCGTCGCCCTCTGCCAGCACGACGACCTGCTCGTCGACCGCTTCGAGCTCCTCCACCAGCCCAAGTTCACCGACACGGCCGAGGCCGTCGCCGCCGACATCCGCACGGTCTCGCCGGAGACCGAAGTGCACCTCCACCCGCTCCCGATGACGGACGTGTGGGACTTCGAGGAGGTCTTCCGCACCCTCCACGATTTCGCCGTGGACTACACGTTCGACCCCGACGCAGAGGACTACCTCGTCCACATCACAACGGGCAGCCACGTCGCACAGATCAGCCTCTTCCTGCTCGTCGAGAGCCGCTTCCTCCCCGCACAGCTAATCCAGACCAGCCCGCCGCGCCGGAGCAACGCCAACCCCGCCGGCTCCTACCGCCTCATCGACCTCGACCTCTCGAAGTACGACCGCCTCGCCTCGCGCTTCGAACAGACCTTTTGGGAGGACCTGGACTTCCTCAAGTCCGGCATCCAGACCCGCAACGCAGCCTTCAACGCGCTCATCGAGCGCATAGAGCGGGTGGCGATCTACTCCCGCGACCCAATGCTGCTCACCGGCCCGACCGGCGCAGGCAAAAGCCAACTCGCCCGACGGATCTACGAACTGAAGCAGACCCGGCGGCAGGTCGAGGGCGCGTTCGTCGAGGTGAACTGCGCGACGCTCCGGGGTGACCAAGCGATGGCGGCGCTCTTCGGGCACACGAAGGGGGCCTTCACCGGCGCGGACCGGGCTCGGCCTGGTCTCCTTCGCACCGCCGACGGCGGCGTGCTCTTCCTCGACGAGATCGGCGAACTCGGCCTCGACGAGCAGGCGATGCTGCTGCGGGCGCTCGAAGAGAAACGCTTCCTCCCCGTCGGGGCCGACGGCGAGGCGGAGAGCGACTTCCAACTCATCGCCGGGACCAACCGGACGCTCACCGACGCCGTCCGGGCGGGTGACTTCCGCGAAGACCTCCTCGCCCGGATCAACCTCTGGACCTTCCGCCTCCCAAGCCTCCGCGAGCGCCCCGAAGACATCGAGCCGAACCTCGACTACGAACTCTCGAAGGCCGCGCACCGGCTGAACCAGATGGTTCAGTTCTCGACCGAGGCGCGGACGCAGTTCCTAGCGTTCGCCACCTCGGCCGAGGCGCGCTGGAGCGCCAACTTCCGCGACCTCAACGCCGCCGTCACGCGGATGGCCACGCTCGCTCCCGGCGGGCGTATCACCGAGGATGTGGTCAGCGACGAGGTCGGACGGCTCCGTGCCGCGTGGGCCGAGCCGCAGAGCGCCGCCGAGCACGATGCCGAGCGCCTGCACCGCCTCCTCGGCGACCGAGCGGACAACCTCGACCTCTTCGACCGGGTCCAGCTTGCCGAGGTGAGCCGGGTGTGCCAGCAGGCCCCGTCGCTGTCGGAAGCCGGCCGCCGCCTCTTCGCCGAGTCGCGCAAGCGGAAGAAGACGAGCAACGACGCCGACCGCCTCCGCAAGTACCTCGGCCGGTTCGGCCTTAGCTGGAGCGATGTCCAGGCCTAG
- a CDS encoding RNA-binding protein, whose product MVNLALFNTLRGRRAPATDAVNREGTPAYAFSPKHALAQFAATGCLNATFYASAESQLDTVLKLAANLDEAFVAQTAVYAREHAFMKDVSALLCAALTDPGRPQADVRLLERIFPRVIDNGRMLRTFVQIMRSGAVGRKSLGSAPKRMVRDWLAARTETQLFYASVGQSPSLADVVRMVHPTPATPERAAFYGYLLGRAHDAALLPEVVRAFEQFKRDPSAPVPDVPFQMLTALDLDREAWAAVARRATWQTTRMNLNTFARHGVFGVEGMTDLVAERLRDRRAIRRARVFPYQLLIAFTQASEAVPGSVRAALQDAMEVAVENVPAVEGRVVVCPDVSGSMTSPATGYRRGATSAVRCVDVASLVAAAVLRANPSATVLPFENRVVDVRLNPRDSVMTNATRLASVGGGGTNCSAPLARLNKQRAQADLVLFVSDNQSWVDAQWGGGGTAMLREWNALKQRCPHARLVCLDVQPYRTSQVTDREDILNVGGFSDRVFDVIARFAEHGLDPGHWVGEIERVEL is encoded by the coding sequence ATGGTCAACCTCGCACTCTTCAACACGCTCCGCGGTCGGCGTGCACCGGCCACCGACGCGGTCAACCGTGAAGGGACCCCGGCCTACGCCTTTTCGCCGAAGCACGCGCTCGCGCAGTTCGCTGCGACGGGCTGCCTCAACGCCACGTTCTACGCGTCGGCCGAGAGCCAGCTCGACACGGTGCTGAAGCTGGCGGCCAACCTCGACGAAGCCTTCGTCGCGCAGACGGCGGTCTACGCCCGCGAGCACGCCTTCATGAAGGACGTGTCCGCGCTGCTCTGCGCAGCCCTCACCGACCCCGGTCGGCCGCAGGCGGACGTTCGTCTCCTGGAGCGGATCTTCCCGCGCGTGATCGACAACGGCCGGATGCTGCGGACGTTCGTGCAGATCATGCGGTCCGGGGCCGTCGGGCGGAAGTCGCTCGGGTCGGCGCCGAAGCGGATGGTCCGGGACTGGCTGGCCGCGCGCACCGAGACGCAGCTGTTCTACGCCTCGGTCGGGCAGTCGCCGTCGCTGGCGGACGTCGTGAGGATGGTCCACCCGACGCCGGCGACGCCGGAGCGGGCGGCCTTCTACGGCTACCTGCTCGGCCGCGCGCACGACGCCGCGCTCCTGCCCGAAGTCGTCCGCGCCTTCGAGCAGTTCAAGCGCGACCCGTCGGCTCCGGTGCCGGACGTGCCGTTCCAGATGCTGACCGCGCTCGACCTCGACCGCGAGGCGTGGGCTGCGGTCGCACGGCGTGCGACGTGGCAGACGACCCGGATGAACCTCAACACGTTCGCACGCCACGGCGTGTTCGGCGTGGAGGGGATGACGGACCTCGTCGCCGAGCGGCTACGCGACCGGCGGGCCATCCGGCGGGCACGGGTCTTCCCGTACCAGCTCCTGATCGCCTTCACACAGGCGTCGGAGGCGGTGCCGGGGTCGGTCCGGGCTGCGCTCCAGGACGCGATGGAAGTCGCCGTCGAGAACGTGCCTGCGGTCGAGGGCCGCGTGGTCGTCTGCCCGGACGTGTCCGGCTCGATGACGAGTCCCGCGACCGGGTACCGGCGCGGCGCGACCTCGGCCGTCCGGTGCGTCGACGTTGCCTCGCTTGTGGCGGCGGCCGTGCTGCGGGCGAACCCGTCGGCGACTGTGCTGCCGTTCGAGAACCGCGTCGTTGACGTGCGGCTCAACCCGCGCGACAGCGTCATGACGAATGCTACCCGGCTCGCGTCAGTGGGCGGCGGCGGGACGAACTGCTCCGCGCCGCTGGCCCGGCTGAACAAGCAGCGTGCCCAGGCCGACCTCGTGCTGTTCGTCTCCGACAACCAGTCGTGGGTGGACGCGCAGTGGGGCGGCGGCGGCACGGCGATGCTCCGCGAGTGGAACGCGCTCAAGCAGCGCTGCCCGCACGCCCGCCTCGTCTGCCTCGACGTCCAGCCGTACCGGACGAGCCAGGTCACCGACCGCGAGGATATCCTCAATGTCGGCGGCTTCTCCGACCGCGTCTTCGACGTGATCGCCCGGTTCGCCGAGCACGGCCTCGACCCCGGCCACTGGGTCGGCGAGATCGAGCGCGTC